AAAATTTAAAGCCGCACTTCGACCAGATACTATTTTAGTTTCAATTATGCATGCCAATAATGAAATTGGTGTATTGCAAGATATCAAAGCTATTGGTGAGCTTTGTCGTGCAAATAAAACGATTTTCCATGTGGATGCAACTCAAAGTGTGGGCAAAGTTGCGATTAACTTGGAAGAGTTGCCAGTTGATTTATTATCTATGTCTAGCCATAAACTTTATGGGCCTAAAGGTATTGGTGCGTTATACGTTCGTCGTAAACCACGTATCCGTTTAGAAGCGATTATTCATGGCGGTGGTCATGAGCGTGGAATGCGTTCAGGTACATTACCTGTTCACCAAATCGTGGGAATGGGCGAAGCTTATCGCATTGCAAAAGAAGAAATGGCATCTGAAATGCCACGTTTAAAAGCTCTTCGTGATCGTTTATATAATGGTTTAAAAGATATTGAAGAAACCTACGTAAATGGCTCAATGGAGCACCGTTTAGATAGTAATTTAAATATTAGCTTTAACTATGTTGAAGGTGAATCTTTAATGATGGCATTGCGTGATATTGCAGTATCTTCTGGTTCAGCTTGTACATCAGCTAGCTTAGAGCCGTCTTATGTGTTACGCGCACTTGGTTTAAATGATGAATTGGCACACAGTTCAATTCGTTTTACGTTGGGTCGTTACACTACTGAAGAAGAAATTGATTACACCATTAATTTAGTAAAAGGTGCGGTGGAAAAACTTCGTGCATTATCGCCATTATGGGATATGTTTAAAGAAGGCATCGACCTTAGTACAATTGAGTGGTCAGCTCACTAGGATCTAACTGCTATTATTAAATGGCGTTTCTCAAGGATTTAAAAAAGGAAAGTTAAAATGGCTTATAGCGAAAAAGTAATCGATCATTATGAAAATCCGCGCAATGTGGGTTCTATGGATAAAAAAGATAGCAATGTTGGTACTGGCATGGTGGGTGCGCCAGCTTGTGGTGATGTAATGCAGTTACAAATTAAAGTAAATGATAACGGCATTATTGAAGATGCAAAATTTAAGACTTATGGTTGTGGTTCTGCTATTGCATCTAGCTCATTAATTACAGAGTGGGTGAAAGGTAAATCTTTAGAAGAAGCAGGTGCTATCAAAAATAGCCAAATTGCAGATGAGTTAGAATTGCCACCAGTGAAAGTACACTGTTCCATTTTAGCGGAAGATGCAATTAAAGCGGCAATTGCTGATTACAAATCCAAAAAAGGCGAATAATATGAAAAAGTGCGGTCAGTTTTGACCGCACTTTTAGTGGTTTTGGGGGATATATGAGTATTACATTAACAGAAAAAGCCGCTCAACGAGTGAAAGCTTTTTTGGATAATCGTGGCAAAGGCATTGGTTTGCGTTTAGGAGTGAAAACATCAGGCTGTTCTGGATTAGCTTATGTGCTTGAATTTGTTGATGTCTTAAATGAAGAAGATCAAGTTTTTGAACAACACGGTGTGAATATTATTATTGATCCAAAAAGCTTAGTTTATCTCAATGGTATTGAGTTGGATTATGTGAAAGAAGGCTTAAATGAAGGCTTCCAATACAATAATCCAAATGTAAAAGAATCTTGTGGCTGTGGCGAAAGTTTTCATGTTTAAGGTAATAATCTGATGTTAAATCCTTTTCAAATTTTTGATTTACCCGTTGATTTTCAGTTAGATGAGAAGGCGCTAAATACACGTTATTTAGAATTACAAAAGGCTTTACATCCAGATAATTTTATCTCAAGCAGTGCGTTAGAACAACGCGTTGCGATGCAAAAATCCACCGAAGTGAATGATGCCTTAAAAACGTTAAAAGACCCAATTTTGCGAGCGGAAGCTATCATTGCGCTTAATACGGGTGAACAGATGGATCTTGAACAAAAAAGTACGCAAGATGTGGCGTTTTTAATGCAACAGTTACAGTGGCGAGAACAACTAGAAGAACTTGAAGATCAGAAAGATGAAGAAGCATTAAACGTTTTTGCAAAAGAAATTAAACAAGAAACTCAGTCATTATTAACCGCACTTTCGGAGAGTCTGACATCCCAACAATGGACGAAAGCATCTCAACAGTGTGATAAATTACGTTTTAGTCGTAAGCTTTCTGAAGAAATTGAACGTGTAGAAGAACGCCTTTTTGAACTGTAATAGATCTATATCTCAATATCTCTTGATATTATGCAAAATCTTGAACAACTAATATCTCCAGAAAATTCTGCTTGGCCTATACTTTCCCAATGGATTGAAAGTGCACGTAATCATTGTTATGTCATTAAAAAAGATCAATCAAGTGCAGAACGTGAACTTTTTACCATGCAAATGCCAACATCATCACCAATGGGGGCGGTGATTTATGAAACAGGTGGAATTTTAATTCATTATGGTTGGTTGCGTATTTTAGGTTCAGGAAGTTTTAAATTACCGCGCGGATTGATGGATTGGAATTTTAGTAAGTCTTTTAGTGAGTCTGGCGAAAAACCAAAATATTTATTGGTTGCAGATGATGTGATAGGCGGTTACTTTGCATTAAATGGTGGTTCGTTAGGCGATAACCTTGGCAAAATTTATTATTTTTCACCAAAAGATGTCACTTGGCATAATTTAAATTTTACTTATACAGAATTTTTAGCTTGGACATTGAATGGTGATTTAGAGGCTTTTTATCAAGGTCTATTTTGGCAAAATTGGCAAGATGATGTGAAACAATTGGATGGTAATCAAATTTTTATATTCTCGCCTGACTTAAGCGAAGAGAGAAAAATAGCGATTGATGAACGTCAAAAACACGAAGTCAATATTGAAACCCATTACCAATCAAGCTTTGCAGAAAAAAATAAATTTGATTTGGCGTATTCCGTCGCATAACCAGTAGAAAATAGCATATGGCATTATTACAAATTGCAGAACCAGGACAAGCTGCGGCACCGCATCAACATCGTTTAGCCGTTGGGATTGATTTGGGAACAACCAATTCTTTGGTTGCATCCGTGCGCAGTGGACAATCCGTGATTCTTAATGATGAACAAGAGCGTAGTCTTGTGCCATCGGTCGTTCATTATGGCGTTGCAGAGAAGAAAGTTGGTTTGGAAGCCTTTGAACAAGCCTCACTTGATCCCAAAAATACGGTGATTTCAGTAAAACGCTTAATTGGTCGTAGCCTTGTTGATGTTAAGTCTCGTTATTCTAGTTTGCCTTATGAATTTGTGGCGAGTGAAAATGGATTACCTTTAATTGTTACGGCACAGGGCCCAAAAAGTCCAATTGAAGTGTCTTCAGATATTTTATCGCGCTTAAATCACATTGCAGAACAACGCCTTGGTGGTGAGCTTTCTGGGGTTGTGATTACGGTTCCTGCTTATTTCGATGATGCTCAACGTCAAAGTACTAAGGATGCTGCGCGTTTAGCGGGGCTAAATGTATTACGTTTATTGAATGAACCCACTGCAGCCGCAGTCGCTTATGGATTGGATAGTGGGCAGGAAGGAATTATTGCGGTGTATGATTTAGGTGGCGGTACATTTGATATTTCAATTTTACGTTTATCAAAAGGCGTATTTGAAGTTCTAGCAACAGGTGGTGATACTGCGCTAGGTGGTGATGATTTTGACCATTTAATAGCAGATTGGGTAGTTGAACAAACCCAAGTAAAACCACAAACCCCAAATCAACAGCGCGAACTGATAACCCTTGCTAGCCAAGCCAAAATTGCTTTAACTACTAAGAAAAGTACGGTGATTTCTTGGCAGAATTTTTCAGTAGAAATTTCACGAGAACAATTTAATAAGTTGATTCATTCACTTGTAAAACGTTCATTGCTAACTTGTCGCCGAGCTTTGAAAGATGCGAACGTTGAATCTGAAGAAGTGCAAGCGGTGGTGATGGTTGGTGGTTCAACTCGAGTGCCATATGTACGAGAACAAGTTGGTGAGTTTTTTGGTAAAACACCACTCACTTCCATTGATCCAGATAAAGTTGTAGCACTTGGTGCCGCAATTCAAGCAGATATTTTAGTCGGTAATAAAACTGACTCAGATATGTTGTTGCTTGATGTTGTACCGCTTTCTTTAGGAATTGAGACGATGGGTGGATTAGTGGAAAAAATTATTCCACGTAACACAACAATTCCTGTGGCTCGTGCACAAGAGTTTACTACTTTCAAAGATGGCCAAACAGCAATGACCGTTCATGTCGTACAAGGTGAACGTGAGCTGGTAGATGATTGTCGTTCTTTAGGTCGTTTTACTCTACGAGGTATTCCGGCAATGGCTGCGGGTGCCGCTCATATTCGAGTGACTTATCAAGTCGATGCAGATGGTTTATTAAGTGTGACTGCAATGGAAAAATCGACGAAAGTGCAGGCATCAATCCAAATTAAACCTTCTTATGGTTTAACAGATGAAGAAGTGACCGCAATGATTAAATCTTCTTTTGATAATGCGCAAGAGGATTTGCAAGCTCGTGAATTAGCAGAGCAACGAGTAGAAGCGGATCGTGTAATTGAAAGCGTGATTGTTGCGTTACAAGTAGATGGGGCTGAATTGCTGAGCACAGAAGAGTTTTATCATATTGAAAGTGTGTTAAAACAATTAATGGATGTAAAACAAGGTTCAGATCGTGATGCAATCGCGCAAGGAATTAAAGCCTTGGATACTGCTACCCAAGAATTTGCAGCACGGCGAATGAATGCATCGATTAATAAAGCTTTGACAGGCAAAAATTTGTCAGATATTGAAAAACCGTAAAAGTGCGGTCAGATTATTAAATAATTTTGAGGAAAGTGTTATGCCAAAAGTGATTTTTTTACCTAATGAAGAATTTTGTCCCGAAGGTATGGTCGTTGATGCAGCGGCAGGTGATAACTTACTAGAAGTTGCACACAATGCAGGGGTGGAAATCCATCATGCTTGTGATGGCTCCTGTGCTTGTACAACCTGCCATGTGATTATCCGTGAAGGGTTTGACTCTCTAAATGAAACGAGTGATCAAGAAGAAGATATGCTGGATAAAGCTTGGGGATTAGAAATGGATAGTCGTTTATCTTGCCAATGTGTAGTGGGAGACGAAGATCTTGTAGTAGAAATTCCAAAATACAACATTAACCATGCCAATGAGGCCGCTCACTAATGAAATGGACTGATGCACAATTAATTGCAGAAGAACTTTACGATCGTAATCCAGATTTAGATCCAAAAACCGTTCGTTTTACTGATTTACATAAATGGATTTGCGAACTTGAAGATTTTGATGACGATCCTAATAAGTCAAACGAAGCAATTCTTGAAGCGATTTTATTGAAATGGTTGGATGAATTTGAATAATCAGAAATTTGATTGAAAAAATACCCGCACTTTGATGCGGGTATTATTTTTTAAAGATTGTTTAATTTCATTTTGGCCATTTGTTGTTCTAATTGGCTACCACTTTGTTGTGCTTGCTCAAAGCTGTTTTTAGCCGAAACTTTATCTCCTTTCGCGACTTGGATATCGCCAGTTAAAATCGCTTTACGAGCATTAAAACTTTCACCCTTCACTTGGTTTAAGGTGGTTAAAGCATTGTCTAATTGACCCAATTGGAATTGCACCGAACTTAGACGTAATGCAACAATAGATGTTAATACTTCATCTTGAGATTGAGTTAATGCTTGATTTAAGTTTGCTTCTGCAGCTGCAAAATCTTGTTTTTCAGTCGCTTTCTTCGCTTCATCTAACAAAGCAAAGACAGCGTATGCCGTTTTGCTGTTAGCTTGCACAAATTGTTCTATATTTACTTTTTTAGCTTGTTCATCTTGTTGTGCAGAATAGATTAACGCATCATACTGAGCAGAAGCTTGAGCGATTTGCTCTGCTTGATGCGCTTGCCAATAACGCCATCCAAACATACCACCCACACCTAAGATAAAAGCGACAATAATTGTTTTGCCATTCTCTTTCCACCAGTCTTTCAACTGGTTAATCTCTTGTTCTTCTTCAATGGAATAAGCCATGTGTTTCCCCTTTTAAATTAAAATTGAGTTTGAATATAGTCGATTACATTCACTAAATCTAAGGTTTGCTGATCTGTGCCACCTTGCAAGTGTTTAACAACGACTTGTTTATTTTGTACTTCGCTTTCGCCGATAACTAATGCCAATGTTGCACCAGATTTATCTGCACGTTTAAATTGTTTTTTGAAATTACCACCAGAGCAGTGCAACATAGTATTTAAGTGCGGTAATTCTGAGCGTACTTTTTCTGCTAATTCAAAAGCGGCTAATGTTGTGCCTTCACCTTGATAAACAACATAAATATCTACCGCACTTTTAACCGGAACATTTGGATTCACTTCTTGTACTAACAATACTAAACGTTCTAATCCCATCGCAAATCCGATGCTTGGTGTTGCGTGTCCGCCAAGTTGTTCTACTAAACCGTCATAACGACCGCCGCCACACACTGTACCTTGTGCACCAAGAGCGGATGTTACCCATTCAAATACAGTTTTGTTGTAATAATCTAAGCCACGCACGAGTTTAGGATTAATTTCATATTGAATACCCACTGCATCTAATAATGAACATAATTGTTCAAAATGCTCACGGCTTTCATCATCTAGATAATCAAGCAATTTTGGTGCATTATCTAAGACTTTTTGTAGTTCTGGATTTTTGGTGTCCAAAATACGAAGCGGATTTTTTACCAAGCGATCTTTTTCTTCATCGCTCATTAAATCTTGATAGTTTTCTAAGAATCCAACCAAAGCTGAACGATAATTTGCTCGTGCTTCTAAAGAGCCAATTGAGTTGAGTTGAAGTGTCACATGTTGATCGATACCTAACGCTTTCCATAAACGATAGGTAAGCATGATTAATTCGGCATCGATTTCTGGATTCGCAATACCGAATACCTCAACACCTGCTTGATGGAATTGACGGTAACGACCTTTTTGTGGACGTTCATGACGGAACATTGGTCCCATATACCACAAGCGTTGTTCATTATTATAGATCCAACCGTGTTCAATGGCGGCACGCACGCACCCTGCAGTGCCTTCAGGGCGTAAGGTTAATTGTTCATCGTTATCCCAAAATGTGTACATTTCTTTTGAAACAACATCGGTTACCTCACCGATTGCACGCGCAAATAATGGCGTGCTTTCTACAACTGGCATACGCACTTCGGAATAACCGTAATTGTTTAATACCTGGCGTACTTGTGCTTCAATCCATTGCCATAATGGGGATTCAGTAGGGGAGCAATCGTTCATTCCGCGGATTGCTTGAATAGTTTTAGCCACGAGCTTTCCTTAAATAATTCTGTTTTTTGGATCTTGTTGTGCGACTTTTGCACGAATTTTTGCTTCTAATTGGTTAACAATATCTTCGTTATCGAAGCGTTCTTTTTGGCGTTCGCCATTAAGATAATAACCGCTTTTTTTGTTACCACCAGTTACCCCGAGATCAGATACGAGTGCTTCACCTGGACCATTCACTACGCAACCAATGATTGATACATCCATCGGTGTAATAATATCTTCAAGGCGTTGTTCTAACGCATTTACTGTACCGATTACATCAAACTCTTGGCGAGAGCACGTTGGGCACGCAATAAAATTAATGCCACGAGAGCGAATTCGTAAAGATTTAAGAATATCAAAACCTACTTTAATTTCCTCTACGGGATCCGCGGCCAATGATACACGTAATGTGTCACCAATACCTTCGGCAAGTAACATACCCAAACCTATTGCAGATTTAACCGCACCTGCACGTGCGCCACCCGCCTCAGTAATACCTAAATGTAATGGCTGCTTGATAGATTTAGCAAGTAAACGATAAGCTTCTACCGCTAAGAAGACATCGGAGGCTTTTACACTCACTTTAAATTGATCGAAGTTAAGACGATCTAGAATTTCAACATGACGTAATGCTGATTCTAATAATGCTTCTGGTGTTGGCTCGCCGTATTTTTCTTGCAGATCTTTTTCTAAAGAGCCTGCATTTACGCCGATACGAATCGGAATATTTTTGTCACGAGCACAATCAACAACGGCACGGATGCGATCTTCACGACCAATATTGCCTGGATTGATACGTAAACAATCTACCCCATATTCTGCGACTTTTAGCGCGATACGATAGTCGAAATGAATATCTGCTACGAGAGGGACGTTCACTTGCTGTTTAATTTGTTTAAATGCTTCTGCAGCATCCATTGTTGGAACAGATACACGAACGATATCTGCGCCAACACGTTCTAATGATTTAATTTGAGCAACAGTCGCTTCCACATCAGTAGTACGAGTATTTGTCATTGACTGCACGGCAATTGGCGCATCACCACCAACAGGTACATTTCCTACATAAATTTTTGTCGATTCACGACGCTTAATGCTTGGTTGAAAAGCTGACATCTTTTTCCTTATTAAGGTTGTGAAAGTTTGAATTTTGCAATGCGACCATCCACTTTTAATGGATAATTTTCACCTTTATAGGTGATATGCACATTACTTGGTGCGCCAACAATTAATGAAAACTCATCGCCATTAAAAGTTAAGACTTCCCCTTTTTTGTACTCTTTTTGTGCTAATACTCGGCGATTTTTATCTTTTACGCTGAGCCAGCTCGTATTATTTAAGATTTCTACAATCAAGTCTCCTTTCACAGTAGGTGCCGCTGGAGAAATTGATGGATTTTCTACCGCACTTTGAGTGTCTGAAACTGATTTTTCATCGTTTTTTGTTTGTGGAATGGTATTTTCTTGTGTTATTTCTGGTAACACATTATTTGTTATTTCTACTGGTTGTGAGACTGTTGTTGTTTCTGGTGCAGTTTTATTACTTTCTTCTGTCGTTACAAGAGCTGTGGCTGGCTGATTATTTTCAGTAGAGGCAACATAGCTTTGTACTAAGTCATCACGTTCTTGGTTATTTTGCTGATAACTTTGCCACCACCAAAGTCCAGTCATGCCAAGGACTAAAATAAGTACAATGATAGATAAACGTCCGACCCAATGAGAGTGCGATGAATATTGATTTACTTCACGCGTTGAACGAGCATTTTTACTTAGATCGTTTTTATCATTTTCTGCAAATGTAATATTTTCCCATACAGAATCAGGTAAGCGTAAGAATTTGGCATAACTACGCACGTAACCTTTTACAAAGATTGCAGGGGTAGATTTTTGAATAAATTCGTTGTTTTCAAGTTGTTGTAATATGGAGGGACGCAGCGAAATTTCTTTGGCGACGCCTTCGAGAGAAAGATTTAAGTTTTCACGTGCTTGGCGAAAAATCTCACCTGGTGAAAGTTCTTGCTCAGTGGTTGGATTCATAAATTCAATTAAATAATATGCGATAAATAAAGCTAAATTTTAAAGTCCAACGCTTGATTTGGCAATGCTTTATTTGAAGGTATTAAATTTTTCCGCTCGTTTACTATCAGTTTGTAGCAATTTTTGTAATGCTTGTTGGTAAATATCCATTTTTTGAGCGGAATAAGCACAAAGAGCCATATTTTCAAATGTATCTGCTTGATGATAATAATTAGGTGAATTCAGTGCGAGTTGAAATTGCTGCTGAGCTTGTTCAAATTGCTTTTGGCGACATAAAAATGTACCAAAGTTATTATGTAAGTCTCCCTGTTGATTATTGAGTTTTAACGCTGTTTCATATTCACGATGTGCATTATCTATTTCCCCTTGTTGTTGATAATAATGCGCAAGCGCTGAATGCACGAGATAGTAATTTTTATCGTGTTGAAGTGCTTTATCTAAGTTAATTTTAGCGAGTTGAGGATTATTTTGTTGAAGGTAGCCTAGTGCAAGTTCTACGCGAGCTTTAGCTGCTGATTGTTGATTGAAATCTTGAATGGTTGATTGGGAAACGCAAGCAGAAAAAATGAAAGGGAAAATAACCGCACTTAGTTGTTTACTTATTGTTTGCATTTTTTCTCCTTTTAACAGGGGAGGAAATAGTTAATATGTTTTAATTTGTATGAAAACATAGGGCATGTGAACTTGATTAATTCACATGCCTAGAATATTAATTAACTTCTGTCACCCCAATATTTTGTCCAAATTGGCGTTTCATAGCCGTACGTTTAGTACGATCGATAACATCTCCGGCTAGCTGTCCGCAAGCTGCATCAATGTCATCTCCTCGAGTTTTACGGATAATCACGGTAAAGCCATATTCCATCAAGGTTTTTTGGAATCGGTCAATACGTGTATTCGAGCTTTTTGCATAAGGTGCTTCTGGGAACGGATTCCACGGAATTAAATTAATTTTACAAGGCGTATTTTTTAATACTTCTGCAAGTTGATGAGCATGTTCTACGCCATCATTTACATGATCGAGCATGACATATTCAATCGTAACTTTGCCATGGTTTGCATTTGATACGCTTAAATAACGATTTACCGAGTCGATCAACATTTTGATATTATATTTTTTGTTGATTGGCACAATTTCATCACGCAATTCATCATTTGGGGCATGTAATGAAATAGCCAAAGCCACATCGATCATTTTGCTCAAATTATCTAGTGCTGGTACAACGCCAGAAGTTGATAAAGTGACACGACGTTTTGATAAACCATAGGCAAAATCATCTAACATAATTTCCATTGCGGGAACAACGTTAGCGACATTTAACAAGGGTTCGCCCATTCCCATCATTACCACATTGGTAATTGGTCTAATGCCAGTTACTCCAAAGTTGCCAATAATTTTAGAGGCTCTCCAAACTTGGCCGATAATTTCTGAAACCGTTAAATTGCGATTAAATCCTTGTTGTGCGGTTGAACAGAATGTGCAAGCTAAGGCACAGCCAACTTGGGAAGATACACAAAGCGTAGCGCGATCTGCTTCGGGAATATACACAGTTTCAACTTGTTGTTCACCCACTTGCATTGCCCATTTTATCGTGCCATCGGCTGAACGCTGTTCAACGGCAACTTCTGGGGCTTTAATTTCTGCAACCGCCTTGAGTTTTTCACGTAATTTTTTATTAATGTTTGTCATATTGTCGAAATTATCTTCGCCAAAATGATAAATCCATTTTACTAACTGATCTGCTCGGAATGGTTTTTCGCCGAGTTCTTTAAAAAATTCGCGCATTTGTTGGCGCGTTAAATCCATTAGATTAATTTTTTTAGCTGGTGCATCTGATTGCACAGACAATAATTCTGACATTTGAGCCTCGTTATTACACATTGTGGCGATAGCGTTGTGCTGGTGTTTTTATCAAAAACTCACAACGAAAAATTCGCAATTAAAAAATGAACGGCGATTGTACAGATTTGTCACCGCATAATCTAGCGGAATTGAAAAACGATAGAAAATATCACCGCACTTTTTTGCGATCTAGATCGTAAATATTTCCAATTACAGCGTAAAAAGTGCGGTAAAATGTAAGCCTATTTACTAAGGTGACCAATAATGTTTAAAAAAGCTTTATTTATTTTATCTTTGTGTCCTTCTTTTGCGGTGGCACAGTCTTATGTTGTGTATGATTTTACGCATAATCGAGTGTTGGAAAGCCATGCGCCTGATAGCGTTCAGCCTATTGCCTCTGTAACGAAATTAATGACGGCGAACGTTTTTCTAGAGAATAATACAAATCCTAATTGTACCATTGCGATAACCAGTGACGATCGTGATTACATTAAAGGTACAAGCACAAAATTACCAATGAATGTTCCGATGGCCTGCAGAGAATTATTAAAGGCGATGCTTGTGCATTCTGATAACTATGCCGCCCATGCGCTTTCTCGTGCTGCAGGAATGAGCAGAATACAATTTATTCATAAAATGAATGAAAAAGCTCGCCAATTAGGCATGTATTCTACTCGTTTTCATGATAGTTCTGGTTTATCGAGTAGCAATATTTCCAGTCCTATGGATTTAGTTAAACTTGCTAAACATTCTTTAAATAAGCCTGAAATTCGACAATTATCCAATATCAGTGCCACGAATATTCAAGCTGGAAGACATAGCGTATTAATGAAAAATACAAATAAATTAGTGCGTGATGAAATTTTTGATGCAGTGGTAAATAAGACAGGCTACATTCGAGAATCTGGTTATAACCTTGTTTTTATCAATAAACACCCATGTAAAAGTTCTACCATCGGTGTAATTAGTCTAAATAATTCTTCTTCTGCGTATCGTTCTAGCTTTACTAAAAACAAATTAGAAAAATACGGTTGTACTGCATTGAATGGACGAACCATTCATGATGTTGAAGGTGAGGCACAATATGAAGACGGCTATGATGAAG
This portion of the Haemophilus haemolyticus genome encodes:
- the ispG gene encoding flavodoxin-dependent (E)-4-hydroxy-3-methylbut-2-enyl-diphosphate synthase, which gives rise to MSAFQPSIKRRESTKIYVGNVPVGGDAPIAVQSMTNTRTTDVEATVAQIKSLERVGADIVRVSVPTMDAAEAFKQIKQQVNVPLVADIHFDYRIALKVAEYGVDCLRINPGNIGREDRIRAVVDCARDKNIPIRIGVNAGSLEKDLQEKYGEPTPEALLESALRHVEILDRLNFDQFKVSVKASDVFLAVEAYRLLAKSIKQPLHLGITEAGGARAGAVKSAIGLGMLLAEGIGDTLRVSLAADPVEEIKVGFDILKSLRIRSRGINFIACPTCSRQEFDVIGTVNALEQRLEDIITPMDVSIIGCVVNGPGEALVSDLGVTGGNKKSGYYLNGERQKERFDNEDIVNQLEAKIRAKVAQQDPKNRII
- the iscX gene encoding Fe-S cluster assembly protein IscX; protein product: MKWTDAQLIAEELYDRNPDLDPKTVRFTDLHKWICELEDFDDDPNKSNEAILEAILLKWLDEFE
- the iscU gene encoding Fe-S cluster assembly scaffold IscU, which gives rise to MAYSEKVIDHYENPRNVGSMDKKDSNVGTGMVGAPACGDVMQLQIKVNDNGIIEDAKFKTYGCGSAIASSSLITEWVKGKSLEEAGAIKNSQIADELELPPVKVHCSILAEDAIKAAIADYKSKKGE
- a CDS encoding IscS subfamily cysteine desulfurase, which gives rise to MKLPIYLDYAATCPVDERVAKKMMEFLTIDGTFGNPASRSHKFGWQAEEAVDVARNQIADLIGADSREIVFTSGATESDNLAIKGAAHFYQTKGKHIITCKTEHKAVLDTCRQLEREGFEVTYLSPESDGLIDLEKFKAALRPDTILVSIMHANNEIGVLQDIKAIGELCRANKTIFHVDATQSVGKVAINLEELPVDLLSMSSHKLYGPKGIGALYVRRKPRIRLEAIIHGGGHERGMRSGTLPVHQIVGMGEAYRIAKEEMASEMPRLKALRDRLYNGLKDIEETYVNGSMEHRLDSNLNISFNYVEGESLMMALRDIAVSSGSACTSASLEPSYVLRALGLNDELAHSSIRFTLGRYTTEEEIDYTINLVKGAVEKLRALSPLWDMFKEGIDLSTIEWSAH
- the fdx gene encoding ISC system 2Fe-2S type ferredoxin, which produces MPKVIFLPNEEFCPEGMVVDAAAGDNLLEVAHNAGVEIHHACDGSCACTTCHVIIREGFDSLNETSDQEEDMLDKAWGLEMDSRLSCQCVVGDEDLVVEIPKYNINHANEAAH
- the hisS gene encoding histidine--tRNA ligase; translated protein: MAKTIQAIRGMNDCSPTESPLWQWIEAQVRQVLNNYGYSEVRMPVVESTPLFARAIGEVTDVVSKEMYTFWDNDEQLTLRPEGTAGCVRAAIEHGWIYNNEQRLWYMGPMFRHERPQKGRYRQFHQAGVEVFGIANPEIDAELIMLTYRLWKALGIDQHVTLQLNSIGSLEARANYRSALVGFLENYQDLMSDEEKDRLVKNPLRILDTKNPELQKVLDNAPKLLDYLDDESREHFEQLCSLLDAVGIQYEINPKLVRGLDYYNKTVFEWVTSALGAQGTVCGGGRYDGLVEQLGGHATPSIGFAMGLERLVLLVQEVNPNVPVKSAVDIYVVYQGEGTTLAAFELAEKVRSELPHLNTMLHCSGGNFKKQFKRADKSGATLALVIGESEVQNKQVVVKHLQGGTDQQTLDLVNVIDYIQTQF
- the hscA gene encoding Fe-S protein assembly chaperone HscA; translation: MALLQIAEPGQAAAPHQHRLAVGIDLGTTNSLVASVRSGQSVILNDEQERSLVPSVVHYGVAEKKVGLEAFEQASLDPKNTVISVKRLIGRSLVDVKSRYSSLPYEFVASENGLPLIVTAQGPKSPIEVSSDILSRLNHIAEQRLGGELSGVVITVPAYFDDAQRQSTKDAARLAGLNVLRLLNEPTAAAVAYGLDSGQEGIIAVYDLGGGTFDISILRLSKGVFEVLATGGDTALGGDDFDHLIADWVVEQTQVKPQTPNQQRELITLASQAKIALTTKKSTVISWQNFSVEISREQFNKLIHSLVKRSLLTCRRALKDANVESEEVQAVVMVGGSTRVPYVREQVGEFFGKTPLTSIDPDKVVALGAAIQADILVGNKTDSDMLLLDVVPLSLGIETMGGLVEKIIPRNTTIPVARAQEFTTFKDGQTAMTVHVVQGERELVDDCRSLGRFTLRGIPAMAAGAAHIRVTYQVDADGLLSVTAMEKSTKVQASIQIKPSYGLTDEEVTAMIKSSFDNAQEDLQARELAEQRVEADRVIESVIVALQVDGAELLSTEEFYHIESVLKQLMDVKQGSDRDAIAQGIKALDTATQEFAARRMNASINKALTGKNLSDIEKP
- the hscB gene encoding Fe-S protein assembly co-chaperone HscB, which encodes MLNPFQIFDLPVDFQLDEKALNTRYLELQKALHPDNFISSSALEQRVAMQKSTEVNDALKTLKDPILRAEAIIALNTGEQMDLEQKSTQDVAFLMQQLQWREQLEELEDQKDEEALNVFAKEIKQETQSLLTALSESLTSQQWTKASQQCDKLRFSRKLSEEIERVEERLFEL
- a CDS encoding YfgM family protein; translated protein: MAYSIEEEQEINQLKDWWKENGKTIIVAFILGVGGMFGWRYWQAHQAEQIAQASAQYDALIYSAQQDEQAKKVNIEQFVQANSKTAYAVFALLDEAKKATEKQDFAAAEANLNQALTQSQDEVLTSIVALRLSSVQFQLGQLDNALTTLNQVKGESFNARKAILTGDIQVAKGDKVSAKNSFEQAQQSGSQLEQQMAKMKLNNL
- the iscA gene encoding iron-sulfur cluster assembly protein IscA codes for the protein MSITLTEKAAQRVKAFLDNRGKGIGLRLGVKTSGCSGLAYVLEFVDVLNEEDQVFEQHGVNIIIDPKSLVYLNGIELDYVKEGLNEGFQYNNPNVKESCGCGESFHV
- a CDS encoding DUF2625 domain-containing protein, which translates into the protein MQNLEQLISPENSAWPILSQWIESARNHCYVIKKDQSSAERELFTMQMPTSSPMGAVIYETGGILIHYGWLRILGSGSFKLPRGLMDWNFSKSFSESGEKPKYLLVADDVIGGYFALNGGSLGDNLGKIYYFSPKDVTWHNLNFTYTEFLAWTLNGDLEAFYQGLFWQNWQDDVKQLDGNQIFIFSPDLSEERKIAIDERQKHEVNIETHYQSSFAEKNKFDLAYSVA